Proteins encoded within one genomic window of Bradyrhizobium sp. CB1717:
- a CDS encoding amidohydrolase family protein, with product MTTQAAFDLIFRNALLRSSAAPVDIGVKDGRIAAIAPRLACEAVEVDVDGHLALPGFVDTHIHLDKACLLGRCGHDHGSVSEAIRAVAGMKKDFTVEDVYARGAKVLERAIVHGTTRMRTHVEIDPRIGLRGFEAVKALKRDHAWAIDLELCVFPQEGLTNDPGAEKLLIQALRDGGEAIGGCPYMDTDPNAHLARIFDLAEEFDVDVDLHLDFDLDPSWWHLDEVCRQTVRRNYGGRVAIGHATKLSALPPERMKAATAQLAKAGVAVTVLPATDLYLMGREATHNAPRGLTLAHKLAGDGVLCSVATNNVLNPFTPFGDASLLRMANFYANVAHASVSDFDTCLDLVTELPARLMNLGDYGIKVGNPADLIVLDTRDSRFAIAELPDVMMGFKAGRQTFARQRATLFRPGP from the coding sequence ATGACCACCCAAGCCGCCTTCGACCTGATCTTCCGCAACGCGCTGTTGCGCTCATCCGCCGCACCCGTCGATATCGGCGTGAAGGACGGCCGCATCGCCGCGATCGCGCCCAGGCTCGCCTGCGAGGCCGTGGAGGTCGACGTCGACGGCCATTTGGCCCTGCCCGGCTTCGTCGACACCCACATCCATCTCGACAAGGCCTGCCTGCTCGGCCGCTGCGGGCACGATCACGGCAGCGTCTCGGAAGCCATCCGCGCCGTCGCCGGGATGAAGAAGGATTTTACCGTCGAGGACGTCTACGCGCGCGGGGCAAAGGTGCTCGAACGCGCCATCGTGCACGGCACGACGCGGATGCGCACGCATGTCGAGATCGATCCGCGCATTGGCCTCCGCGGCTTCGAGGCGGTGAAGGCGCTCAAGCGCGACCATGCCTGGGCGATCGACCTCGAACTCTGCGTCTTCCCCCAGGAAGGCCTGACCAACGATCCCGGCGCCGAGAAGCTGCTGATCCAGGCGCTGCGCGACGGCGGCGAAGCCATCGGCGGCTGCCCCTACATGGACACCGATCCGAACGCCCATCTCGCGCGCATCTTCGATCTCGCTGAGGAGTTCGACGTCGACGTCGACCTCCATCTCGATTTCGACCTCGACCCCTCCTGGTGGCATCTCGACGAGGTCTGCCGGCAGACCGTGCGCCGCAACTACGGGGGACGCGTCGCGATCGGCCATGCCACGAAACTCTCGGCATTGCCGCCGGAACGGATGAAGGCGGCCACCGCGCAACTGGCAAAGGCCGGCGTCGCCGTCACCGTGCTGCCCGCGACCGATCTCTATCTCATGGGCCGCGAGGCCACCCACAATGCGCCGCGCGGGCTGACGCTCGCGCACAAGCTCGCCGGCGACGGCGTGCTGTGCTCGGTCGCGACCAACAACGTGCTCAATCCCTTCACGCCGTTTGGCGATGCCTCGCTGCTGCGGATGGCGAACTTCTATGCCAACGTCGCGCACGCCTCGGTCAGCGACTTCGACACCTGCCTCGATCTCGTCACCGAGCTGCCGGCGCGGCTGATGAACCTCGGTGATTACGGCATCAAGGTCGGCAATCCCGCCGATCTGATCGTGCTCGATACCAGGGACAGCCGATTCGCCATCGCCGAGCTGCCTGACGTCATGATGGGCTTCAAAGCTGGCCGGCAGACCTTTGCACGGCAGCGTGCCACGCTATTCCGCCCAGGCCCGTGA
- a CDS encoding DUF1932 domain-containing protein, with product MAGDPRRWQIGLVGYGEVGRILAEDLRQQDIKVLAYDIKLGAEQGAPLQEHAAKFGVTLTASHAELTAKSDFIISAVTASQAVPVAKACAAAINQGTWFLDFNSASPGAKQRAAALIDGADGRYVEGAVMTSVPPYRIKVPLLLGGPGARELEPLLNAIGFAAKVASDKLGVSSAVKMCRSIMIKGLEAMVIESFTTARAYGVEDAVLASLTETFPAIDWEKQGAYFFQRVIEHGRRRAEEVREVAETVREAGLTPWSAHGTAERQAWVADLADEGLFGPKGTKGFARSADWRTEADRILARINRAK from the coding sequence ATGGCGGGTGATCCCAGGCGCTGGCAGATCGGGCTGGTCGGCTATGGCGAGGTCGGCAGGATTCTGGCCGAGGATTTGCGCCAGCAGGACATCAAGGTCTTAGCCTATGACATCAAGCTCGGCGCCGAGCAGGGCGCGCCGCTGCAGGAGCATGCGGCGAAGTTCGGCGTGACGCTCACAGCGTCTCACGCGGAACTGACCGCGAAATCCGACTTCATCATCTCCGCCGTCACGGCGAGCCAGGCCGTGCCGGTGGCAAAGGCCTGCGCGGCCGCGATCAACCAGGGCACCTGGTTCCTCGATTTCAACTCGGCCTCTCCCGGCGCCAAGCAGCGCGCCGCGGCGCTGATCGACGGCGCTGATGGCCGCTATGTCGAGGGTGCGGTGATGACCTCGGTGCCGCCGTATCGCATCAAGGTGCCGCTGCTGCTCGGCGGGCCCGGCGCGAGGGAGCTGGAGCCGCTGCTGAACGCGATCGGCTTTGCGGCGAAGGTTGCGAGCGACAAGCTCGGTGTGTCCTCGGCGGTGAAGATGTGCCGCAGCATCATGATCAAGGGCCTGGAAGCCATGGTCATCGAGAGTTTCACCACCGCGCGCGCCTATGGTGTCGAGGATGCGGTGCTGGCGTCACTCACCGAGACATTCCCCGCCATCGACTGGGAGAAACAGGGCGCCTATTTCTTCCAGCGCGTGATCGAGCATGGACGGCGCCGTGCCGAGGAGGTGCGCGAGGTCGCCGAGACCGTGCGCGAGGCGGGGCTGACGCCGTGGTCGGCGCATGGCACGGCCGAGCGTCAGGCCTGGGTGGCCGATCTTGCCGATGAGGGGCTGTTCGGACCGAAGGGGACCAAGGGGTTTGCCCGCAGCGCAGACTGGCGTACCGAAGCGGATCGGATCCTGGCGAGGATCAATCGCGCGAAATAG